gtaacctccattataaaatgattaacttactttacgtactttcaaagttgatctcatttctgagcttacatcaattgacttacggatactctaacatacgaaaacatagggtgtaacatcattcccccctttggaacattcgtcctcgaatgttgactgatccacttattcgattatgtttacacaaactaattactaataaggttccgatacacgaaccttcgaaaaacccaaacgggtacaaaaaacacatgctaaggcatacaaaaatttccactaagtcttttagctaaaaagagaaaaaaaatatagcTACTTTAGAGGCCGAAACGGCCCAAcataaagagcctaagggccgatgtaTAAGAGACTAAgggccaacttaaagagcctaagggccgatatataaAGCCTAATGGCCAACTTAAAAAGGCTTAAGGGCCAAAACATATAGAGGTCGAGACCTCGTTCTCACTCAACTCAGACTCGAGAATTCCAACATCCCGAGCTCGTATACTGTTGATTTATGCTTGAGAATTACCTAAGAACTTAAGAGGCATTACGTTGATCAGTAAAAAACCTAAGGGCCCATTATGTTCTGAGTTCAAGCCAATAGTCGGACTGATCATTTGGGTTGTACAATTGAATTTTTCATAAATAAAGACAAAATGGGATTCATCACAAGCCAAGGTTGAAACAAAGAGTTCCTTTGTATttccaaaatatatttacaaatacccacgaggggtccttacacaaaaGAGCTAAGGCAAAATAAATAAACCTAAAACTACTTCGGGGCCACATCTTCAGCAGCTGCGTCTCCTTCGGGAGCTGCGTCTTCGAGAGCCTCATCTTTAGGGTCTTTATCTTCATCTCCCCCACTGCCGGAGCCACTGGCTGAATCCTCATCATTAGAAAGCAAAGTGGCGGCCTCTTCTTCTGAAGTATTAGCCTTTTCAATATCAACCGAGAGATTGAAGCCGCGGGCATGCACCTCCTCGAGGGTTTCTCTCCGGGAATGTCTCCTGGCGTGTTCAAGTGCATATGATAACTTAACTTTGACTGCAGCAAAGATCTCCTTTTCTTGGGCATTATCTGCTTTAGCATCGGCTCGGTACGAAGATATAATTGCCTCAGCGTCAGATTTGGCCTTGGCCAATTCAATAGCGGATTTAGCTTTAAGATCCTCGATTTCGCAGCCTCGAGCTAGGCTCTCCACCTTCAAACTTTGAAACTGGCATTCGAGTAAATCCATCTGCTCTCGAAGATTTTCTTTCTCATAGGCAAGATTTTCCATGCCTTACCTCCACCCCAAGGTCTCGGCCTCCTTCATCTTAAGCTCATCCCGAAGCTACTCCACCAACTCGCCTTTCTGCTGAAATTGCGAAATTGAAGTATTAGTCATCAAAACAAACAAGTACATAACAGACCCTCAAAGGCTATATTACCTTTTCAACGAACTCGGTCCATTATTGACAAGCCTTCACCAATTCAACTCGTAGATCGCTGATCTCCCCTTCTTTCTTGACATAGAGGATTTTAAGACTATCCCTCTCTTCCGAGATCTTCTTAAGCTCGGCTTCACATCGAGCAAGCTCAGTTCGAGACTTGGAGAATTCTTTCTTATGAAGCACAAGGGCCTTTACAAAAAGGGATAGGTTAGACTCAGAACAACAAGGATACAGTAGAAGCGTAATTTGAAAAGACAAAAACTAACTTGTTTGAAGAGTCGTCGGGCCTCATCGAAAATAAAATAAGCATCTAGATCGGGGCCATCCTCGATCCTAGCTAAGCATTCTTGAAAGATATCATGCCCTTCGTGGCTCATCCCCATATCGGGAGTTCTCATGTTCCGAGCATCTCGGAATTGCCCCTCGGAGAACTCAGGGCCATGCGATGAATCATCCACATTGATTACCCCAAGTGATCCACTCCCGATGTTCTCTTCTATTTGAAGGGGCTCAGGACTGGGCCCCTCGGTCTCACCTTCCAAATGACCTCCAAAACAAGGTGTTCTTTTGCTCCCGATGGCTCGAGGACTTTGCTCGAGCTCCCTTCGGAGATTTCTTCGATTCTAGAATGAACCGCATTTGCCACCACCGGTTTGGTAGACTTCGAAGCACCAGTGCTTCCTTTTTTACGATCTACCAACAGGCAgtcgtcatcttcttcttcttcctggtCCTGGAGGCGTTGGGTCGTTTGTGGAGATAAGGCCACGGTATCGGCCTTAGGCTTTCGATTCGTACTCTTCTTCGGCTTTGGGGTATTTGCAGACGACCCCttatttctcttcttttctttgggA
This genomic stretch from Nicotiana sylvestris chromosome 9, ASM39365v2, whole genome shotgun sequence harbors:
- the LOC138877697 gene encoding uncharacterized protein, with the protein product MENLAYEKENLREQMDLLECQFQSLKVESLARGCEIEDLKAKSAIELAKAKSDAEAIISSYRADAKADNAQEKEIFAAVKVKLSYALEHARRHSRRETLEEVHARGFNLSVDIEKANTSEEEAATLLSNDEDSASGSGSGGDEDKDPKDEALEDAAPEGDAAAEDVAPK